AATGGCCAGCCATTCCAGtttgtggaaaaagaaaaaccactaGAACATGCAACATAATCcagatgtgtgtgtgttttgctGCTTTTGCATGCCAAAGCTGATTCTCACAAAGGAAAAACAATAGCGATCGATTTTGTGATGTCTAGTGACTCATCTGGTCCCACTCGCCCACAATAAGGAGAATCTTCCCAAGTTCTTACATCAAAAGATACTTCCAAATCTCTTCTCTCGTCTACTTTTATAGCTTTCGCAACCAAATTGAATTCTTCAAATCTTTGAATGAATATCAAAAGCTCAAAAAAAAGCATCCGCACCACTAGTGTCTAGTCTATTAACTCTACTATTACTTAGAAAAGTAAAACCCTAATTGCTACAAACACATCTTTTGAACGAAATcgtgagttaaaaaaaaaaaaatgacctgATAATATATGTGTAATAGAGCGAGTGTAACAAACAGTACTACCCGAAAATGAAAAGGTAACACGTGTCCATCAACCACCTTACTATAAATCTACATGACTGTACAACTCCTAAGGATCTCACTTCCTCATCTTTCCAATACTATAAATCTACATGATTGTATAACTCCTAGGTATCTCACTTCCTCATCTTTCCAACTCTCTTTTACCCTCTAAAGCCTTCCTGCAGAGAAAAATGTATAGATCTCAGCCATGTCTTCAAGGGTTATCCCTCATCTTCTTGGTTCCACtgtttttcaatttccataCCTCATATGGTGATGTTGGCACTGCAGCCCTATATTCTCCCCCATATCTACCCGCGGCATGTTATGGAAGCGATGCATCTCAGTTCCCATCCACCAAATTCTTCGCGGCAGCTGGTCATGGAATATGGGACGAAAGTGCAGCATGTGGGAGGAAGTACTCTGTGAGGTGCATCAGTGATTCAACACCAGATGCTTGTAATCAAAACCAGACAATTCAGATCGCAATTGTTGATCATATTGGTCAAGAAGCTTCTGTCCCGTCAGCTTATAACACCACCATGTTTTTGTCTGCGACAGCTTTCAGGACTATTGCAAATTCATCTACTACTTCTTCTCCCTATAtcaaaatagaatttcaacAGTAAGTTTCGTCAAGACCCTTCTCTGTTATATGTATAGAAATGCCGTACAGTGAAAGTTCATGTGCATGATTCctatagtttttttctttttcttttttcttgtaagATATGAATGTAAAACCTATTTTAACTGCACCTCCCTTTATTCCTGAACTTCAGTTCAGGATGAATAAAGTGTTATTTGCTCTaatggagggttttttttttttttttttttttttttttttttttttttttacttatataaaTTATGTTATCGATGATCACTATCACCTTcttgttattagttttatttatattttctacttATTCTTGttcaaaaattatatcataaatTCAACATATGCATCCTCTCTCTTTGATAGTGTGTTGATTTCACAGTTATGTGGATCCACTGTGAGTGAAAGAAGAAATGTATCCCCAAAATGAGATACATTCTGGTTTTTGTTGTCCTTCAATCCTCATTagagagttttttcttttttgtataattGATTTTGGAAGATTTGCATACATTTCGTGTAGGGTGTGATATATGGGAAATATCAGCTTTTGTTTCTCTAacaaacattttcttttaacattattttttttatgcaaaaatcTTTTTACAATATgattatatactatatagtgACAATTCGTCATAGGAAGGAGTAGCAGTTCAGCATTATCCTCTTTATATTCGTCAATCAAAGAAAACCTATTCAACATCTATGACATATAGTCAAGTTTATCATTGGAtctcatttctttttaaattttaatggaagTAATTGATGTGACAAATAGAATATACATTAAAACGTTATTATAGAAAgtgtaaaattttgaaataaatttaatattaattattaattccATTAAAAGTTTAATAGACGTGAGAGTACGTACTTAAAGATGAAATTGTGAGACTTAAAGATGAAATTGAGTTGATTTTCGAAGTTGAGTGACTAAAATGACATACTTAATAATTAAGAGacttaattgattttttctcaatattcaacttatattttatcaatttttgcAATATGACTAGGCTCAGTTTATTTCTATTATATTACTTCATCTGTTGATTACAATTTATTTGTtcaataaattatgaaatatatctatcaaaaaaacaaattatgaaatatacatagatatgctcctaaaaatttgttttgtacTTAGATCTACTCCTACAAAATGAATTGTTCCTCTTAATTAGTGTGATGGGAATGGATTTattttcattagtttattttattcattgtgcaaaaataagttttatatatatatatatatatatatgtgtgtgttgtGCAAAAATATAGTtatgcctttaaaaaaaatgagttactCAAATTTTGTATGATATCTTTCCACCTCAAATTTGGTACGATATCTTTCCACTTGACCCAATACACCCACATCATGTCAAAGCATTGAACTTATCAAAGATTTAGTATCCGTTTGGAAACAGTTTATCtagttttttttgaaaatgtgttgaagtatatttgtactttgaaaaaaaaaattaaaaaagtgaaaaaatgcaaaaaaaaaaaaaaaaaaaaaaattgaatttaaaaaactatacataaaaagtaaaaactgagCTTATAAGCTGATACTAAATAGacatttagtaaaaaaaaaaattataaaaattctttttttttataacaagcTATCTTTTTGAATAGACCATCCAACAAACTCTCTATTTAAATTTTTCGGTGTACTTTATGTTGATATTGCTTTTGTGTTATAGATATGAAGTTCAGCCGATTAATCCAAACATGGAGGGGAGAAAAAACCAATCCTTATCCAACTCAACATTTTCAGCATTGATCAAAGAGCAATCTGTACCCCATAAAGGAGAGATTTCAAGAGATCCGCCAGTTCTGTATTCCCCACCTTCTCACATCAGAAATCATGAGATCAGTGCTGGTCAGAGGATTCATGGTGGTGAATATGTTTCACTTGATAAAGGTCCAGTCCCACCTTCTGCCCCTAATCCAACCACCCATGGGCCATGATGCCATTGACAACCCCTGATCAGATGTGCTTAAAACTTGTTGCTTTGATGTCATTTCTCTagaacatgatttttttaaaaagtatgtGTATATGGTTGTGTGTACTAGTATTTTCCCATAATGAAAGGGTAATGTTTTGAATTGAGATCGTAACTTAAAATCATGATTTCATACAATTGTGTACAATAACAAGTGTAAAATAAACAGCACTCTTTCATTACTCCtgtaatatttcattttatgttctggggggggggggggggggggaatgtcAAATGCTATTTCTTTAGTCTCTTTCAATGGTGGCTGAATGCGATTTGAATGCAACTAACCAGGCAGAACATGATTAACCAGGTCGTCTATGACAGGAAGTTCTATGACTTGTTTGACTTGAGGGGAGAGGGAGGGAGATCAAGGGGGATTAGAGTAAAATTAGCCAGAAATCATGCTAATTTCTGATTAATtgtactctactccccctcttTGTGCATCCACTTTCAACTATGTCCAAAACATTGTTTCTATCTTAACTTGTGAGAGCTATGATTTTTGAAGCACACAAATGAAAACACTTTTCATCTCACAAATACGTGTGGCTTCTAATAGGAACGGAAGATCAACATATTGATACATCATGCATGTTATAACCGTGgtcacaaaatttttcttttttaatagaagaTGGAAACTTTATTCAGTATGGATATTTCTTAGGTACTCTAGAGTACAGAGAATGATGCTCTCTTCTCTCACATTCATAATGGGGtccactcattaaatttatgatgggATCTACTATGAATATGAGAGGAAGGAGCACTATTATTTATCCATAATCTTGAAGTACTTAagaattttcttatatattagaTGGGAATACATTTCGAActgaatattttttataacatcCGTTTTCATATTCCTTTTTGCAAGTAATTAGTTAATCATTAAGGCATGACATgctgtttttatgtttttattcattaattttgaatGTTAATTAAATGCCGAATATGAAACAACCATTAAAACATATCATTCACATAACGTCAAGTGTCACCAGAATAtgggattctcaaaaaaaaaaaaaaaaagtgtcaccagaatattaataaaaatggaaCATGAccaatatgaaaaaaataataataaaaataataaaaaaataaattttctttttaggtaAATTTAGATTAAGtttcttatttagttttttaatttcattgtcTATGACGTTTTTAAAATCTCcccttttattaataaaattataattttttcaatctttaacaaaaaaaataactttcctacataaaataaataaacgagCCAATTGCATTTTTATTAGGTGCTAAATATTAGCTTTTTTTCACTCcagtgaagaaaaataaaaaccagtAAGTCAATTACACAAAGTTTTGAGCccgcacttatatatatatatatatatatacaagatggaaattctactctagttttgagcccacattttttttttaatttatatatacaagataaaaattatactttagtctaatctaagtgtatagtGTGTGAAGTTCTCTCCTAAAAACTTGTACTCCGATCTTTAccccccacaagcacttatactcgTGGAGTTGTGACCATCACACTTTTGATTGGTTATAAAAAAGTATTTGTAATGAAGCCATATGAAAGCAATTTTATACCAATTAAATATATCATCTcaataaaatatgagaaaaacttttagtcttactcaaagcaaagcaaagtaaactcaattttctttctcaacatttaaaaaaaaaaaaaaaaaaaaaaaaaaaaaaaaaaaaaaaaaaaaaaaggtaaactCAATTTTGGAAACCAGAAtcctgtaatttttttttttttttttggctagataGAAGTAATACTCTTCTAAGATAACAGCATTTAAGGtccaatttaaaataatataaactccAAAGTAAACCGCCTGACGTGGCCTCATTCCATTCGATAGTCTGTTTTTTTCAGGATTGAACTTCTGGGGATAAGGTTGCACTTGCgcattaattaaaaatattaagcaGAAACAAAACTAGGTTGTAACCAATTTCTAGTCTCTTCTAGATAGTTAACTcatcaaccaaaaacaaattaaaccttCTAGAGGGTTGGACTTGCAAATTAAAGTCGTCTCACCATCTCTTCATTCTTCGGTCaactaagaaaattttaaaagctaGAGAATGAAAATGGCGAGCTTGAGATTTTGAGCGtgctttaatatatattttttaatatatttattgagTATATATTTATTAACTAAGGAATACGGCTACAAGTATTGTCTACTAGGCACTTGCGATGTGTGCCTAATTGCAAAATATAACATACATATTTTACATAAACAAAATTTGgacattcattatattttctaaaaatgcaTAAGTGCTTCCGTCCCCTCTTTGCTAGTTCATTTGCCATGCCATTTGCTTCACGGAAGACATGATGTGGAAGGACGATCTCTTCTTCGCAGAGCAGCATCCtacaatccaaaatcaaaatagaTATTTCCGATGCTAGAACACCGTATGTTGTTAGCCAATTGAGGGAAATTTGAGAGTCAATTTCTAGGTTTATATGTTTATATCCTAACTCCCAAGCCATTTTTAGATCATATCTAACAGCTTATATTTCTGCAATATTATTTGTGACAGTGTCTAtgttgttagtttttagaccccttaacacaatatgtttaacctaatattaagccaagttaattaacaagtttgttaattaatctaggttaaacaaatatgtgtaaaacaaatataatgcgaaaagtaaagaacacaaatctgatgacccaggaaaaccaaaccagtaaaaaatctggggaggatttaacctaactatcctcaaagtaaaaaacagattcactatgaaagaattgaaatttgaacaataagacttacaccactaacatcctattgctacctcatgtagaaaacttactaccacgaccacgtgacagcttcgAGTCCATGGattacttctttccttgatctacagcaaccacaagttctcctacttgtgactttgagacacctctcaaaattttcagatcttctttaaagttctttatgcaACAACTGAAGCAATCATCAAGTTTTTGAtgtgaatcttgatcttgatatcTCTATATGTGTGtttgaaggtaaacacctcttagatctcacaaaagattcaacacacaactcaACAAAGACTTCTAAAATGTAACtaggatttttccttttttacttgAAATGAAACACTTAACCCAACACGTCATATGAGCTTAGGCTGGTTTGAGAATTTTGCAGAAAATTGCTGATCCACAATTCTAGATTgattgagtctaattttcgatcgatcgagccttgcaaaaattgaatagtaatttcctACAATTACTTGATTCCAAACTTACATCAAAccaaactttgagcaagtctaaacctagactcaatgttttgaaaatggtttgccaacatatacaaagtgaagttctaatacattagttcctaaagtcttaaaACCTAACATATGTGAATTGAGAAACCTTTTATCTATCTTCCTTTGCTGTCTCTTAATAAACCTCCACCTCTTGCTTTACTAGGGTTATTTTTAGAACTACCATCTGTATTTAAAGTAACAAAAGGGAGTTGTGGAGGACACCAAGATATTATTTTAGTGACTTTTgatccttttctttctctattgtATGCAAGATGATAAAATTATGTGGCTAAATGTAAAGTTTGGTGCATTAGCTAGTTTAGTGTTTTAGAATGAGGATTGAATATCCTATTATTCCTAGATAGCCAAAGTTGCCAGATTCCATAAACAAATAGAATATTACAAGGCCGTGTTTGAAAAGAGCTGGGAGATATATTAGTTAAATTTTCGTGTAACCATTCTACTAGcgatttatgaaaaaaaaaaaatgatatctcTTGTTATCCCAGGAGAACAATCTAGAATACTTTTGCCCAAGGGCAGTCTCAAATGACATGTAAAGTGCTTTGAAGATTTAGAAATCAAAGACACTAAGGGCCAATACCATTTTTGTGGTGAGCAATAAAGGAACGTGTCAGTAATCTATTATGGGTGcatttctatataaaaaatttgaattttttgtggACATGGGGTTTTCCATATCCAATTCCATCAACTTTTATCAATTTGAATCCCTTCATGTGTATATAAATTTGGATGCTTCTTTTATAGTGCATTGGCCATTACTATTCAGCCAAATCAATTTGTCTAGCTGGTATGGTATTTTGCCAAAGGAATACCTCTAATAAGTTCATTGATTTTGTCAGGAGTGGAATAAGGATTCTAGATTCCATGTTCCTTACTAATGCATGAATTCTAAGTTGATTTCTTCTTCTGCATGGGATAAAGGACCTTAAAGCTCAATATCTTAAATGACATAATCCAAACATGGAGGTGGAAGTTCACCATATATATTTGATGCATATTCTAACTAGACTAATGGAGTTCTTCTAcgcataaaaaaaatgtcacaatTGAATATGTCACAATTAACTCACGGTTTcagtttaaattttgtttgagtAACAATGTGTGTAATAGAATATGTGTAACAAACACTAtccttaataaaatattatatagacCAAACACAATTGAAAACGAGTATCATAAAATATTGTCACATTCTATTCTTAGAAGAAAGTACTTAGCTTGATCAGCAAAATTTATTGTAAGTCCAGCCTAGGTGGAAGCTCATTAACGAGCTTGTATTGTGGTGCAAGAAATGAGAAAtccaacttttttattattataattttttttggctaagaaATAACATTTtggaagagggggggggggggggggggggcttaacaaaagaaaaaacaagcaTTGTACTTTTGTTATAGATTTCATCTAGAACCAAAGCAATGAaatgattagttattattaaacaaatgtacaatttcaatttcaattcattAATAAAACAATGTACTattcaatttgattttcttagtttttcaattaaataagtGATAACTCCATTATAAAACCCTTGACCTAAAAGAGAGAATGACAATAGTAAGATCCTCTCCACTGTCTCTTAAGAGGCAACCAACACGACTACACCCCATTCGCAAAAACACGCATTGTACTTTTGTTGTAGATTGTATCTAAAACcaaagtaatttaatttttagttattattaaaGAGATGTacaatttcaaattcaattcattaataaaacaatatacttttcaatttgattttcttagtTTTCCAATTGAATAAGTGATAGCTTCATCATAAAACCTTGAcctaaaagaaagaataacaaCTGTAGAATCTTCTCTACTATCTCTTAAGTGGCAACCAACACGACTACACCCCATTCACGTGAGTACACGGTCAAAACCAATTGAATGGTTTTGAGCTGGAAGCACGATCTCTCATAATTATATAGTTGGCTTCAATGAAcactaaagaaaatacaaaacaataataatgcttcttttattattattattattattattattattattattattattattattattatgtaataCCTTGACTACATTATCTATTAGATGATGgcttgttatttttattaattctcatAAGAAACTTTAATTCCTCTTTCCACCCCACCTTATAAAAGATTGAGAAGCTCAAGAAcgaaattttggtattttatacTAAACTAGAAGAAGATCACGTTTATtcatatttgtatatataaagataaataacaTATGTTTAtacttatttacaaaataaataatatgcgTAATTAGCtttttagtccttatattttggggtactttcaatttgtttgttaagtttatataatttcatttaatCCTTATTTATAAATTTGCTATCATTTTGTTCCTTAAGTGAGAGTAAGATAGGgcttaaaataattgttaatttaaaaatataaggacTAGAGTTGAAGTATAAAAacttaaggaccaaattgaaatcaTAGCCAAAATATAAGGACAAAAGAGGTA
This genomic stretch from Quercus lobata isolate SW786 chromosome 3, ValleyOak3.0 Primary Assembly, whole genome shotgun sequence harbors:
- the LOC115979599 gene encoding EG45-like domain containing protein; the protein is MYRSQPCLQGLSLIFLVPLFFNFHTSYGDVGTAALYSPPYLPAACYGSDASQFPSTKFFAAAGHGIWDESAACGRKYSVRCISDSTPDACNQNQTIQIAIVDHIGQEASVPSAYNTTMFLSATAFRTIANSSTTSSPYIKIEFQQ